The following coding sequences lie in one Stigmatella aurantiaca genomic window:
- a CDS encoding PAS domain S-box protein, with the protein MSLSQPDEVWLLRAEIDRLRGLLLREGIDPSGTEDASYRRIVESAIDFAVVALDRQGRITRWSEGARRVLGWTPEELLGEYTSVFFTEEDRALGVPELEMRTALEQGRALDERWHQRRDGSRFWASGEMMPLKDEQGTPIGFVKILRDRTEQKQIEEERERFILLAEQSPDFVGLADAQGQGVFINRAGRRMVGVGDEETRGVSIADIFPPEERPFVRDVILPAQRAQGHWRGRMHFLHRGTGARIPMDYNAFVLRDGTGALTGYATISRDLTAIEQAESALRRSDERLQFALKSSGSIGVWDWDMQANKLYMDARCAWLYSVPPEAAAEGAPFEAYLPGIHPEDVPRVSQWIQHCIETGEEYENEYRVLPNGGEVRWIQVRGRASRGPDGKPARFPGIILDITQRKQAELRQRALLDLSDRLRDLNGPGEIAALSAELLGETLGLSRAGFARVELDTRTLAIERDWSNGKVAGIAGSYPLAVFSAAMNRLRQGLPLVEPDAMKAEWMAPEELANFRALDIRGFTSLPLMRQDRLVGFVYAHSASPRAWTEADVAFIREVSSRTWEAIERAQAEQRLRESEARLRVILDTAPVGIVIAEAPSGRIVGGNRRSEEILRHPLPETPDIASYRNWESYHPDGRRVEGHEYPLSRIIQGGEGPCSLEVLYVRGDSTQAWVRLMGAPICDDQGTVTGAVVAILDIDHERRAGLALREREQDLRLLTDESPEMIGYVDQNMVYRFVNRTYEKWFARPREQILGATVEDLMGKETFAQREPYFRRALAGEAVSFEGVLDTPGLPRRDLELRFFPRRDAQGAIQGAYLFVLDTTERKRTERMLREANERLEQRVEERTRERDRIWNHSDELMGVIGLDGYLKSINPAWTRLLGYSEQELLARPFMEFIHPEDHATVAEVMAGLSRGERIHRLEDRLRRADGVYRSFSWTGVPAEGGIFYAIARDVTAEREATALQQRLFSIIDQSPDFIGFSDPQGRVLYVNAAGQRMMGIDGQDRVGAHSVLEYFMPEDRPLIEATALPTVLREGKWVGRARFRHFKTGQEIPVEYNVFATRDERGELIGLGTVSQDISRQLQHEQVLREVEEKLRQSQKMEAVGQLTGGIAHDFNNLLGGIIGAMEMLRRRIEAGRYADTEKYITATVNSANRAAALTARLLAFGRRQSLDVKPADINALVLSMAELLRRTLGESVSLKTLLAPELWPATTDANQFENALLNLAINARDAMPDGGKLTVETHNTRLDEAYARGFDALKPGDYVVMSVSDTGQGMPPEVIARAFEPFFTTKPIGQGTGLGLSMIYGFAKQVGGHVRIYSEVGQGTTVKLYMPRHVGESPEVGKAPRAGEPPRAQEGETVLVVEDEPAVRMLVTDILGDLGYAAIEAKDARSALPFIEGQGRIDLLVTDVGLPGGMNGRQLAEIARQRRHGLQVLFITGYAEGASVRGGFLAPGMEMITKPFALDVLAAKIREMIERKQKVRPVDDA; encoded by the coding sequence ATGAGCCTTTCCCAGCCCGATGAAGTGTGGCTCCTGCGTGCCGAGATCGACCGTCTGCGCGGACTGCTGCTTCGGGAGGGGATCGATCCCAGTGGCACCGAGGATGCGAGCTACCGGCGCATCGTCGAAAGCGCCATCGACTTCGCGGTCGTTGCCCTGGATCGCCAGGGGCGGATCACCCGCTGGAGCGAAGGGGCCCGGCGCGTTCTCGGGTGGACGCCGGAGGAACTCCTGGGCGAGTACACCTCGGTGTTCTTCACCGAGGAGGACCGCGCACTGGGGGTGCCCGAGCTGGAGATGCGCACGGCCCTGGAGCAGGGCCGGGCCCTCGACGAGCGCTGGCACCAGCGGCGCGATGGCTCCCGGTTCTGGGCGAGCGGGGAGATGATGCCGCTCAAGGACGAGCAGGGCACACCCATCGGCTTCGTGAAGATCCTGCGCGACCGCACCGAGCAGAAGCAGATCGAAGAGGAGCGCGAGCGCTTCATCCTTCTGGCCGAGCAATCGCCCGACTTCGTGGGCCTCGCCGACGCGCAAGGGCAGGGGGTCTTCATCAACCGGGCGGGACGCCGCATGGTGGGGGTGGGGGACGAGGAGACCCGCGGCGTGAGCATCGCGGACATCTTCCCGCCCGAGGAGCGCCCCTTCGTCCGGGACGTCATCCTGCCCGCCCAGCGCGCCCAGGGCCACTGGCGGGGCCGGATGCACTTCCTGCACCGGGGCACCGGAGCGCGCATCCCGATGGACTACAACGCCTTCGTCCTGCGCGACGGGACCGGCGCGCTCACCGGCTACGCGACCATCAGCCGCGACCTCACCGCCATCGAGCAGGCCGAGTCCGCGCTGCGCCGGAGCGATGAGCGCTTGCAGTTCGCCTTGAAGTCCTCGGGCTCCATCGGGGTCTGGGACTGGGACATGCAGGCCAACAAGCTCTACATGGACGCGCGCTGCGCCTGGCTGTACTCCGTGCCGCCAGAGGCAGCGGCCGAGGGCGCCCCGTTCGAGGCCTATCTGCCCGGCATCCATCCCGAGGATGTGCCGCGGGTGAGCCAGTGGATCCAGCACTGCATCGAGACGGGCGAGGAGTACGAGAACGAGTACCGGGTGCTGCCCAACGGGGGCGAGGTGCGGTGGATCCAGGTCCGGGGGCGCGCCTCCCGTGGCCCGGACGGCAAGCCCGCTCGTTTTCCGGGCATCATCCTCGACATCACCCAGCGCAAGCAGGCGGAGCTGCGCCAGCGCGCGCTGCTGGACTTGAGTGACCGGCTGCGGGACCTGAATGGCCCGGGAGAGATCGCCGCCCTGAGCGCCGAGCTGCTCGGCGAGACGCTGGGCCTGTCCCGGGCGGGCTTCGCCCGGGTCGAGCTGGACACGCGGACCCTCGCCATCGAGCGGGACTGGTCCAACGGGAAGGTCGCGGGGATCGCGGGCAGCTACCCTCTTGCCGTCTTTAGCGCCGCCATGAACCGGTTGCGGCAGGGCCTGCCCCTCGTCGAGCCGGACGCCATGAAGGCGGAGTGGATGGCCCCGGAGGAGCTTGCGAACTTCCGTGCCCTGGACATCCGGGGCTTCACCAGCCTGCCGCTCATGCGCCAGGACCGGCTCGTGGGCTTCGTCTACGCGCACAGTGCTTCGCCCCGGGCCTGGACCGAGGCCGACGTGGCCTTCATCCGGGAGGTCTCCTCCCGGACCTGGGAAGCCATCGAGCGGGCCCAGGCCGAGCAGCGGCTGCGCGAGAGCGAGGCGCGGCTGCGGGTCATCCTGGACACGGCTCCGGTGGGCATCGTCATCGCCGAGGCCCCCTCGGGGCGCATCGTCGGAGGCAACCGCCGCAGCGAGGAGATCCTCCGCCACCCCTTGCCCGAGACGCCGGACATCGCGAGCTACCGGAACTGGGAGTCCTACCATCCGGATGGACGCCGGGTGGAGGGCCACGAGTATCCGCTCTCGCGCATCATCCAGGGGGGGGAGGGGCCCTGTTCATTGGAGGTCCTCTACGTGCGAGGGGACAGCACCCAGGCGTGGGTGCGGCTCATGGGCGCGCCCATCTGTGATGATCAGGGCACGGTCACCGGCGCGGTCGTCGCCATCCTGGATATTGACCACGAGCGGCGCGCCGGGCTGGCGTTGCGCGAGCGCGAGCAGGACTTGCGCCTGCTGACGGACGAGTCGCCCGAGATGATCGGCTATGTCGATCAGAACATGGTCTACCGCTTCGTCAACCGCACCTATGAGAAGTGGTTCGCCCGGCCCCGGGAGCAGATCCTGGGCGCGACCGTGGAGGACCTGATGGGGAAAGAGACCTTCGCGCAGCGCGAGCCTTACTTCCGGCGCGCGCTCGCGGGCGAGGCGGTCTCCTTCGAGGGCGTCCTGGACACGCCGGGGTTGCCCCGCAGGGACCTGGAGCTGCGCTTCTTTCCCCGCCGGGACGCGCAGGGCGCCATCCAGGGGGCCTACCTCTTCGTCCTGGACACCACCGAGCGCAAGCGGACCGAGCGCATGCTGCGCGAGGCGAACGAACGCCTGGAGCAGCGCGTGGAGGAGCGCACGCGCGAGCGGGACCGCATCTGGAACCACTCGGACGAGCTGATGGGCGTCATCGGCCTGGACGGTTACCTCAAGTCCATCAACCCGGCCTGGACCCGGCTGCTGGGGTACAGCGAGCAGGAGCTGCTGGCGCGCCCCTTCATGGAGTTCATCCATCCGGAGGACCACGCCACCGTGGCGGAGGTCATGGCGGGCCTGTCCCGCGGGGAGCGCATCCACCGGCTGGAGGACCGCTTGCGGAGGGCGGATGGCGTCTACCGGTCGTTCTCCTGGACCGGGGTGCCCGCCGAGGGCGGCATCTTCTACGCCATCGCCCGGGACGTCACCGCGGAGCGCGAGGCCACCGCGCTCCAGCAGCGGCTGTTCAGCATCATCGACCAGTCTCCCGACTTCATCGGCTTCTCGGATCCCCAGGGCCGAGTGCTCTATGTCAACGCGGCGGGCCAGCGGATGATGGGCATTGACGGGCAGGACAGGGTGGGCGCGCACTCCGTCCTCGAATACTTCATGCCCGAGGACCGGCCGCTCATCGAGGCCACGGCGCTGCCCACCGTCCTGCGCGAGGGCAAGTGGGTGGGCCGCGCCCGCTTCCGCCATTTCAAGACGGGGCAGGAGATTCCCGTCGAATACAACGTGTTCGCGACGCGCGATGAGCGTGGGGAGCTCATTGGCCTGGGCACGGTGAGCCAGGACATCTCCCGGCAGCTCCAGCACGAGCAGGTCCTGCGCGAGGTGGAGGAGAAGCTGCGCCAGTCCCAGAAGATGGAGGCGGTGGGGCAGCTCACCGGCGGCATCGCGCACGACTTCAACAACCTGCTGGGCGGCATCATCGGCGCCATGGAGATGCTGCGGCGGCGCATCGAGGCGGGCCGCTATGCCGATACGGAGAAGTACATCACCGCCACCGTGAACTCGGCGAACCGGGCCGCCGCGCTCACCGCGCGCCTGCTGGCCTTCGGCCGTCGCCAGTCGCTCGACGTGAAGCCCGCGGACATCAACGCGCTCGTCCTGTCCATGGCGGAGCTGCTGCGCCGGACCCTGGGCGAGAGCGTCTCGCTCAAGACCCTGCTCGCGCCGGAGCTGTGGCCGGCGACGACGGACGCCAACCAGTTCGAGAACGCGCTGCTCAACCTGGCCATCAACGCCCGGGACGCCATGCCGGACGGCGGCAAGCTGACGGTGGAGACCCACAACACCCGGCTCGACGAGGCCTATGCCCGTGGCTTCGACGCGCTCAAGCCGGGCGACTACGTGGTCATGAGCGTGAGCGACACGGGCCAGGGCATGCCGCCAGAGGTCATCGCGCGCGCCTTCGAGCCGTTCTTCACCACCAAGCCCATCGGCCAGGGCACGGGCCTGGGCCTGTCGATGATCTACGGCTTCGCCAAGCAGGTGGGCGGCCACGTCCGCATCTACTCGGAGGTGGGGCAGGGCACGACCGTCAAGCTGTACATGCCACGCCATGTGGGCGAGAGCCCCGAGGTGGGCAAGGCCCCGCGCGCGGGCGAGCCTCCCCGCGCCCAGGAGGGCGAGACGGTGCTCGTCGTGGAGGATGAGCCCGCCGTGCGCATGCTGGTGACGGACATCCTCGGGGACCTGGGCTACGCGGCGATCGAAGCGAAGGATGCCCGCTCCGCCTTGCCCTTCATCGAGGGGCAGGGGCGCATCGATCTGCTGGTGACGGACGTGGGTCTGCCCGGGGGGATGAACGGGCGCCAGCTCGCGGAGATCGCGCGCCAGCGCCGCCATGGGCTCCAGGTGCTGTTCATCACCGGCTACGCGGAAGGCGCCTCGGTGCGCGGGGGCTTCCTGGCCCCCGGCATGGAGATGATCACCAAGCCCTTCGCGCTGGATGTCCTCGCGGCGAAGATCCGGGAGATGATCGAGCGGAAACAGAAGGTGCGGCCGGTGGATGACGCGTAG
- a CDS encoding PAS domain S-box protein, producing the protein MADRIRAFDWPATPLGPLEGWSPQLKAMVELLLRSPLPMTLLWGPEGILIYNSGYAVISGARHPGNLGRSALDAWPEAADFNRHVIAAGRRGESLSFKDQTLVLYRNGVREEVWMDLNYTPVLDAHQQPVGILAILTENTTRVQEEQRRQRAEASLREANERIQLALDAGAVIGTWMWDVPRDHFTGDVRFARSFSIPPEELVEGRALSQVVQSIHPDDRPHVEALIGDALRQGGPYRAEYRVRQLDGSWLWLEANGHVELDAQGQALRFPGVLLNIDARKKAEMRQAFVLSLTDRLRTLSEPRQLLAAATEMLGRKLGVHRVSYAEADLTAGETALLASWSEGPDTPGDGLETLAPGFTARLEQGLTVVHPGGGGQEPGAVLAVPLLREQRLRAVLALSQPGPRVWRPEDISLAEEVATRTWEAAERARAEAALRELNVTLEQQIRERTQERNRLWELSLSPFLVTDLEGHWLSASPTWNQALGWTEKELLGRTSLWLSHPEDEARLREVTAQVAGGQKVQGFENRLRHRDGSYRWFSWWAMPSEGLVYCVARDVTAEKQRQAELERTQEQLRQAQKMEAVGQLTGGIAHDFNNLLAGIVGALNLLDRRLKAGKLDNVQRYIEAATSSAMRAASLTHRLLAFARRQSLDVKPTDINARVVSMEELLRRTLGENIVLRMALEPRLWPALTDSNQFENALLNLVINARDAMPDGGKLTVATSNTHLDEAAARAFDELAPGDYVLLSVSDTGQGMPPEVIARAFEPFFTTKPIGQGTGLGLSMIYGFVRQSGGHVRIESQVGQGTTLSLLLPRHVAEVAASEEPLPGEPPRARLGETILVVEDDASVRMVVMDVLADLGYQAVEAGDAQQALPYIEGRERLDLLITDVGLPGMNGRQLAEIARQRRPGLKVLFATGYAEGAAVRGGFLEPGMEMITKPFSLEALAERVRAMLPFP; encoded by the coding sequence ATGGCTGACCGCATCCGCGCTTTTGACTGGCCGGCCACCCCCCTGGGCCCCCTGGAGGGCTGGTCCCCACAGCTCAAGGCGATGGTGGAGCTGCTGCTGCGCTCGCCCCTGCCGATGACGCTGCTGTGGGGCCCCGAGGGCATCCTCATCTACAACAGCGGTTACGCGGTCATCTCCGGTGCCCGGCACCCCGGGAACCTGGGCCGCTCGGCGCTGGACGCGTGGCCCGAGGCGGCGGACTTCAACCGCCACGTCATCGCCGCGGGCCGGCGGGGCGAGTCCCTGTCCTTCAAGGATCAAACCCTCGTCCTCTACCGCAATGGGGTCCGCGAAGAAGTCTGGATGGACCTGAACTACACCCCGGTGCTCGACGCGCACCAGCAGCCCGTGGGCATCCTGGCCATCCTGACGGAGAACACCACGCGCGTGCAGGAGGAACAGCGCCGCCAGCGGGCCGAGGCGAGCCTGCGCGAGGCCAACGAGCGCATCCAGCTGGCCCTGGACGCCGGAGCGGTAATCGGCACCTGGATGTGGGACGTGCCGAGGGACCACTTCACGGGCGATGTCCGGTTCGCTCGCAGCTTCTCGATTCCCCCCGAGGAGCTCGTCGAGGGCCGGGCGCTGTCGCAGGTGGTGCAGTCCATTCATCCGGACGACCGGCCCCACGTCGAGGCCCTCATCGGCGATGCCCTGCGCCAGGGGGGCCCCTACCGGGCCGAGTACCGCGTCCGGCAGCTCGACGGCTCGTGGCTGTGGCTCGAAGCGAACGGCCACGTCGAGCTCGACGCCCAGGGGCAGGCCCTGCGGTTTCCCGGGGTGTTGCTCAACATCGATGCGCGCAAGAAGGCCGAGATGCGCCAGGCCTTCGTCCTGTCACTCACCGACCGGCTGCGCACCCTCTCCGAGCCCCGGCAGCTCCTGGCCGCGGCGACCGAGATGCTGGGGCGCAAGCTGGGCGTTCACCGGGTGAGCTACGCCGAGGCAGACCTCACGGCCGGCGAGACGGCACTCCTGGCGAGCTGGAGCGAGGGCCCGGACACGCCGGGAGACGGCCTGGAGACGCTGGCCCCCGGGTTCACCGCGCGGCTCGAGCAGGGTTTGACCGTGGTCCACCCGGGCGGCGGAGGCCAGGAGCCTGGCGCGGTCCTGGCGGTGCCCTTGCTGCGCGAGCAGCGGCTGCGCGCGGTCCTCGCCCTCAGCCAGCCCGGCCCCCGCGTGTGGCGGCCCGAGGACATCTCGCTCGCCGAGGAGGTGGCCACGCGCACCTGGGAAGCGGCCGAACGTGCCCGGGCCGAGGCGGCGCTGCGCGAGCTCAACGTCACCCTGGAGCAGCAGATCCGCGAGCGCACCCAGGAGCGCAACCGCTTGTGGGAGCTGTCACTGTCGCCCTTCCTCGTCACGGACCTGGAGGGGCACTGGCTGAGCGCCAGCCCCACCTGGAACCAGGCGCTGGGGTGGACGGAGAAGGAACTCCTGGGCCGCACCTCGCTGTGGCTGTCCCACCCGGAGGATGAGGCCCGGCTGCGCGAGGTCACCGCGCAGGTGGCCGGGGGCCAGAAGGTCCAGGGCTTCGAGAACCGCTTGCGCCACCGCGATGGCTCCTACCGGTGGTTCTCCTGGTGGGCCATGCCCTCCGAGGGCCTGGTCTACTGCGTGGCCCGCGACGTGACGGCGGAGAAGCAGCGCCAGGCGGAGCTGGAGAGGACCCAGGAGCAGCTGCGCCAGGCCCAGAAGATGGAGGCCGTGGGCCAGCTCACCGGGGGTATCGCGCACGACTTCAACAACCTGCTGGCTGGCATCGTCGGGGCGCTCAACCTGCTGGACCGGCGCCTCAAGGCCGGCAAGCTGGACAACGTGCAGCGCTACATCGAGGCCGCGACCTCGTCCGCCATGCGGGCCGCGTCCCTCACCCACCGGCTGCTCGCCTTCGCGCGCCGGCAGTCACTCGACGTGAAGCCCACGGACATCAATGCCCGGGTGGTCTCCATGGAGGAGCTGCTGCGCCGCACCCTGGGCGAGAACATCGTGCTGCGCATGGCGCTCGAGCCCCGGCTGTGGCCGGCGCTCACCGACTCCAACCAGTTCGAGAACGCGCTGCTCAACCTGGTCATCAACGCCCGGGACGCCATGCCGGACGGCGGCAAGCTGACGGTGGCGACCTCCAACACCCACCTGGACGAGGCGGCCGCCCGCGCCTTCGATGAGCTGGCGCCAGGGGACTATGTGCTGCTGAGCGTGAGCGACACGGGCCAGGGCATGCCGCCGGAGGTCATCGCGCGTGCCTTCGAGCCGTTCTTCACCACCAAGCCCATTGGCCAGGGCACGGGCCTGGGCCTGTCGATGATCTACGGCTTCGTGCGGCAATCCGGCGGGCACGTGCGCATCGAGAGCCAGGTGGGCCAGGGCACCACCCTCTCGCTGCTGCTGCCCCGGCATGTGGCCGAGGTGGCCGCGTCCGAGGAGCCGCTCCCGGGAGAGCCGCCTCGCGCGAGGCTGGGGGAGACGATCCTGGTGGTGGAGGATGACGCCTCAGTGCGCATGGTGGTGATGGATGTGCTGGCCGACCTGGGCTACCAGGCGGTGGAGGCGGGAGATGCCCAGCAAGCCCTGCCGTACATCGAAGGCCGGGAGCGGTTGGACCTGCTCATCACGGATGTGGGCTTGCCGGGCATGAATGGCCGGCAGCTCGCGGAGATCGCCCGGCAGCGGCGGCCGGGCCTCAAGGTGCTCTTCGCCACGGGCTACGCGGAGGGGGCGGCGGTGCGCGGGGGCTTCCTGGAGCCGGGCATGGAGATGATCACCAAGCCCTTCTCGCTCGAAGCGCTGGCCGAGCGGGTGCGCGCGATGCTGCCCTTCCCCTGA
- a CDS encoding RecQ family ATP-dependent DNA helicase, whose protein sequence is MTTSKKRTAATGVPGFRRPAWKQLMAEAQARFGVEELRPGQQEIIEALLDGEDVLGVMPTGAGKSLCFQLPALFLPKATVVVSPLLALMRDQHDKLSEAEVAVVKLDSTLTAREADALAGEVRRGEHEIIYVTPEQLEKPERIEALRKAGVSLFVVDEAHCVSQWGHDFRPAFLSLRDAVQQLGHPPVLALTATATPQVREDVLEQLGIRDARRVNTGIRRDNLFMEVARTVNPEAKKARLLKLLQDEPGTGIIYTSTVRKAEEVWKWLQDAGIEAGRYHGKMKAREREETQQRFMENGYRVIVATKAFGLGIDKPDIRFVAHWQFPDSLESYYQEAGRAGRDGKPARAVLFYRLEDRRIQSYFLGGKYPRREQSQALYAVLREQWAQRQGKPVSLKAVTEASGLPAARVKVLVAQLAGAGILERGTRGLQQLRGFETLEELDAYLSAYEKRHQSDRERLKQMMHYGQTTGCRWRLLNEYFGEPGPADCGRCDNCVERAAGHFDAASPTRLATPPPSSLASASSAA, encoded by the coding sequence ATGACGACTTCCAAGAAGAGGACCGCGGCAACAGGCGTCCCGGGCTTCCGGCGGCCGGCCTGGAAGCAGCTCATGGCCGAGGCCCAGGCCCGCTTCGGCGTGGAGGAGCTGCGGCCCGGCCAGCAGGAGATCATCGAGGCGCTGCTGGACGGCGAGGATGTGCTGGGGGTGATGCCCACGGGCGCCGGCAAATCACTGTGCTTCCAGCTGCCTGCCCTCTTCCTGCCCAAGGCCACCGTCGTCGTCTCGCCGCTGCTGGCGCTGATGCGCGACCAGCACGACAAGCTCTCCGAGGCGGAAGTGGCCGTGGTGAAGCTGGACTCCACCCTCACGGCCCGGGAGGCCGACGCCCTGGCCGGCGAGGTGCGCCGTGGCGAGCACGAGATCATCTACGTCACCCCCGAGCAGCTCGAGAAGCCCGAGCGCATCGAGGCGCTGCGCAAGGCAGGGGTGTCCCTCTTCGTGGTGGACGAGGCCCACTGTGTTTCCCAGTGGGGGCACGACTTCCGCCCGGCGTTCCTCTCGCTGCGCGACGCGGTGCAGCAGCTGGGCCATCCGCCCGTGCTCGCCCTGACGGCCACCGCCACCCCCCAGGTGCGCGAGGACGTGCTCGAGCAGCTCGGCATCCGGGACGCCCGGCGGGTGAACACCGGCATCCGGCGCGACAACCTCTTCATGGAGGTGGCCCGCACGGTGAACCCCGAGGCCAAGAAGGCGCGGCTCCTGAAGCTGCTCCAGGACGAGCCGGGCACGGGCATCATCTACACCTCCACGGTCCGCAAGGCCGAGGAGGTGTGGAAGTGGCTCCAGGATGCCGGCATCGAGGCGGGCCGCTACCACGGGAAGATGAAGGCCCGCGAGCGCGAGGAGACGCAGCAGCGCTTCATGGAGAACGGCTACCGCGTCATCGTCGCCACCAAGGCGTTCGGCCTGGGCATCGACAAGCCAGACATCCGCTTCGTGGCGCACTGGCAGTTCCCGGACTCGCTGGAGAGCTACTACCAGGAGGCGGGGCGCGCGGGACGCGACGGGAAGCCGGCGCGCGCGGTGCTCTTCTACCGGCTGGAGGACCGGCGCATCCAGAGCTACTTCCTCGGGGGCAAGTACCCCCGGCGCGAGCAGTCCCAGGCGCTCTACGCGGTGCTCCGGGAGCAATGGGCCCAGCGCCAGGGCAAGCCCGTGTCCCTCAAGGCCGTCACGGAGGCCTCGGGCCTGCCTGCCGCCCGGGTGAAGGTGCTGGTGGCGCAGCTTGCCGGGGCGGGCATTCTTGAGCGCGGCACGCGGGGGCTTCAGCAACTGCGCGGCTTCGAGACCCTGGAGGAGCTCGACGCGTACCTCTCCGCCTACGAGAAGCGCCACCAGAGCGACCGGGAGCGGCTCAAGCAGATGATGCACTACGGGCAGACCACCGGGTGCCGCTGGCGGCTGCTCAACGAGTACTTCGGTGAGCCCGGGCCCGCGGACTGCGGACGCTGCGACAACTGCGTGGAGCGGGCGGCCGGGCACTTCGATGCGGCCAGCCCCACGCGGCTGGCCACTCCGCCCCCCTCGTCCCTGGCCAGCGCCTCCAGCGCCGCGTAG
- a CDS encoding SDR family NAD(P)-dependent oxidoreductase — translation MKKGTCIVVGAGPGLGLAVARRFGKEGHPVALLGRRLEPLEAQLEALREANVHARAFSADASDPGSLIHGLEHAQTALGKAGILIYNAAALRKTGHVLEERFENLVEDFKVNVAGALVATQQVYPVMKQQGHGTILLTGGALAVDPMPLYASLAIGKAGLRNLAFSLAKEMEPQGIHVATVTICGFIQAGTRFDPDRIAEEYWRLHAQPVGTWNHESVYE, via the coding sequence ATGAAGAAGGGGACGTGCATCGTGGTGGGGGCCGGGCCAGGCCTGGGGCTGGCCGTGGCGAGACGCTTTGGCAAGGAGGGCCACCCGGTCGCCTTGCTGGGACGGAGGTTGGAGCCCCTGGAGGCACAGCTGGAGGCGTTGCGCGAGGCGAACGTCCACGCCCGTGCCTTCTCCGCGGATGCCTCGGATCCGGGCTCCCTCATCCACGGGCTGGAGCACGCGCAGACGGCCCTGGGGAAGGCGGGGATCCTCATCTACAACGCCGCCGCGTTGCGGAAGACGGGCCACGTGCTGGAAGAGCGCTTCGAGAACCTCGTCGAGGACTTCAAGGTCAACGTTGCGGGGGCACTCGTGGCCACGCAGCAGGTGTATCCCGTCATGAAGCAGCAGGGCCATGGCACCATCCTCCTGACGGGGGGCGCGCTGGCGGTGGACCCCATGCCGCTCTATGCCTCGCTGGCCATCGGCAAGGCGGGCCTGCGCAACCTGGCCTTCAGCCTCGCCAAGGAGATGGAGCCCCAGGGCATCCACGTGGCCACGGTGACGATCTGCGGCTTCATCCAGGCTGGGACGCGGTTCGATCCGGACCGCATCGCCGAGGAGTACTGGCGGCTCCACGCCCAGCCGGTAGGGACCTGGAACCACGAGTCCGTCTACGAGTGA
- a CDS encoding RluA family pseudouridine synthase has protein sequence MVAPDSREHRAPPEARGERLDQHLARAFPELTRSRIRGLIDAGHVRVDGRPVKAAARLRGGELLSLHVPPPVAAVPQAEALPLEVLHEDRDLVVVNKAAGMVVHPGAGHASGTLVNALLHRVKDLAGVGGELRPGIVHRLDKDTTGCMAVAKNEQALVALQKAFKTRAVEKTYLALVHGHPKAEGRIETLYGRHPVHRQRFTGKVKEGKSAVTVFRTRELFEGAALVEVDLLTGRTHQIRVHLSESGHPLLCDALYGAGRKGKGHVAEAQAQLGRQALHAWKLSFAHPRTGKVLTLEAPVPEDLTSCMRVLRTGA, from the coding sequence TTGGTAGCCCCGGATTCGCGCGAGCACCGCGCTCCGCCCGAAGCCCGGGGCGAGCGGTTGGATCAACACCTGGCGCGCGCGTTTCCCGAGCTGACCCGTTCCCGGATCCGGGGGCTGATCGACGCCGGCCATGTGCGGGTGGACGGCCGCCCCGTGAAGGCCGCGGCTCGCCTTCGGGGCGGGGAACTCCTGTCGCTCCACGTGCCCCCGCCGGTGGCCGCCGTCCCGCAGGCCGAAGCGCTGCCGCTGGAAGTGCTGCACGAGGACCGGGACCTGGTGGTGGTGAACAAGGCCGCAGGCATGGTGGTGCATCCGGGGGCGGGACACGCCTCGGGCACGCTGGTGAACGCGCTGCTGCACCGGGTGAAGGACCTGGCGGGGGTGGGCGGAGAGCTCCGGCCGGGCATCGTCCACCGGCTCGACAAGGACACGACCGGGTGCATGGCCGTGGCGAAGAACGAGCAGGCGCTGGTGGCGCTGCAGAAGGCCTTCAAGACTCGCGCGGTGGAGAAGACGTACCTGGCGCTGGTGCACGGGCACCCGAAGGCCGAGGGGCGCATCGAGACGCTGTACGGGCGCCACCCGGTGCACCGCCAGCGCTTCACGGGCAAGGTGAAGGAGGGCAAGAGCGCGGTGACGGTGTTCCGCACGCGCGAGCTCTTCGAAGGGGCGGCGCTGGTGGAGGTGGACCTGCTCACGGGCCGGACGCACCAGATCCGCGTGCACCTGTCCGAGTCCGGGCACCCCCTGCTGTGTGACGCGCTGTACGGCGCGGGGCGCAAGGGGAAGGGGCACGTGGCGGAGGCCCAGGCCCAACTGGGCCGCCAGGCGCTGCACGCCTGGAAGCTGAGCTTCGCCCACCCGAGGACGGGCAAGGTGCTGACGCTGGAGGCCCCCGTGCCAGAGGACCTCACTTCCTGCATGCGGGTGCTGCGGACAGGCGCCTGA